One Longimicrobiales bacterium genomic window, CTGGAGCTGCAGCCGGACATCATTCTCTGCGACCTGCGCATGCCGCGCCTGGGCGGCCTCGAGTTTCTCGAGAAGTACCGTGCCGGAGGCGGTACCGGCATGGTCATCATGATGACGGCCTACGGCGGCACCGAGCTCGCCATCCAGGCGATGAAGAGTGGCGCGTACGATTACCTGCCGAAGCCGTTCAGCCCCGATCAGCTCATCCTCGTCCTGAAGAAGGCGGAGGAGCGCGAGGCGTTGCGCCAGGAAGTCTCGCGTCTGCGCGAGGAAGTCAGCATTCAGCGCCGCTACCGCGAGATCATCGCGAAGTCGCCGGCGATGACCAAGGCGCTCGAAGTCGCGGCGAAGGTCGCGAAGCATCCATCGTCAGTACTCATTACCGGTGAAAGCGGCACCGGCAAGGAGCTCGTCGCACGACTGATCCACGGCGAGAGCCATCGGGCGGACGCTGCCTTCGTGCCGGTCAACTGCGGTGCGATTCCGGAGAACCTCCTGGAATCGGAGCTGTTCGGTTACGCGCGGGGTGCGTTCACCGGCGCCGACCGTGACAAGCCCGGACTCTTCGAGGTCGCGTCGGGCGGTACGCTGTTCCTGGATGAGATCGGTGAGATGCCGTCCACGCTGCAGGTGAAGCTGCTGCGCGTGCTGCAGGAGTCCGAGATCCGCCGGCTCGGAGATACGCGCACCCGCCAGGTCGATGTGCGCCTGGTCGCCGCCACCAACAAGGATCTCGAGGAGGAGATCAAGGCCGGCAACTTCCGCCAGGATCTTTACTATCGCATGGCCGTGGTGCCGATCCACCTGGTGCCTCTGCGTCAGCGACGCGATGAGATTACTCTCCTCGTGCGGCACTTCATCGACAACAACAATCGCAAGCTTCGTCTCGACAAGAAAACCATTGAGGCCGACGCCATGCGACTGCTGCTGGCTTACAGCTGGCCGGGCAACGTCCGCGAGCTGGAGAACACGATCGAGCGTGCGATGGTGCTCTCCGACGGACCGAACATCACAGCCGCCGATCTGCCCGAACAGGTCACTAACCCGCTGCCCACTGCGGATGGCCCGGAGCTCGGCCACGACGAGCTCTCCGTGAAGAAGCACGGCGCCGCTCTCGAGCGCCGCCTCATCCGGCAGGCCCTGGAACGCACGGGTGGCAACAAGACACGCGCTGCCGAGCTGCTCGAGCTTTCATCACGCGCACTACTGTACAAGATCCGCGAGTACGGGCTGGAATAGAAACTCGTCCCAGCCCGCCATGTAACCGCCCCGCTCCCAGTGTCATCGTGTCTGCCATGAACAGACGCGGATACACCCTCATCGAAGTCCTGCTCGTGCTGATGCTGAGCACGCTGCTTCTCGCTATCACCGTCGCTCCCGTGCGGCATGCGCGCAGTGTCCTGGCGGTGCGTGCCGCCCGCAGCGACATCGCCGCCCTGGTCGCCATGACGCGCTCGACCGCGATCATGACAGGCGGCGCCACGCTCGTGGTCGATGTCGGTGCCGGTACAGCATGGATCGAGCACGGCAGCGGTGTACGCGTGGGTGACGTCCAGCACATCACGGCGCGTCATCGCGTGGCACTTACGGCGAGCCGACCGCTGCTCAATCTGCGCTACGACGCGCTCGGTATCGGCCGCATGACCAGTGCGGTCGTACATGTGACGAGCGGATCCGTAACGGGAACCGTCACCATCTCCGCCTACGGCAGAGCACGGGTCTCATGATTTCTGCGACGCAGAATCGCCACCCGGCCGGCTTCGGGCTGGTCGAGCTGATCGTCGCGCTGACCATACTCTCGATCGGGATGCTGGCGCTCACCGGCGCAGCGTCGGTCGCACAGCGCTCGTTCATTGGTGCGCGTGCCCTTCAGGAGGGCACCGATGCCGCCGCTGCCCTCCTCGACTCCCTCATGAGCGAAACCTCGCCCGTCGCCGGGACACGACGCGTGGGTCGGGCAGATGCGCAGTGGTCGATCGGCCGGGATTCCGTGGCGACGAACATCCTGCTCACGATCCGGGTCAATGACGGCGCCAGCATCCGTCGGCTCGATTTCCATGCCTCGCACCGCGCCAGGTGACGCCATGAGGCCATGCCTGCGTGCTGGCTCGACACTGGCTGAGGCGGTAGCAGTGATGACGCTGACATCGATACTCATGGCCGTGATGGCGGGTATCCTGATGACACAGATGCGCCTCGCCCGACTGGCAGCCGACGAGGCGGCTTCGGCCGAGGCGGTGCGGTCCGCGTCGACCATCCTGTCGGCAGAAGTTCGGCGGGCCACACGCGTCGACGTGATTGCCTGGAGCAGCGACTCACTCGCGCTGCGCGGTTTCAGGGGTGCCGCCATCCCGTGCGGTACCACTACAGCGGGCACGCTCGTGCGCTACACGGGCGACCGCATGCCGGATCCCGCGAAGGATTCCGTTCTCATCATCAGCCAGTCCGGTGAAACGGGTACGGCGCTTCACGCGTGGAACCCGGCGGCGGGAAGATGCGCAATCCAACCGGGTGAGACCGTGCTCGAGCTGGGAACCAGTGGCCCGGTACCCCCTAGGTCGGCGTTGCTGGTCTTCGAATCCGGCTCATACCATCTGAGCACGGGTGCACTGCGCTATCGTATGGGTGGCGGCGGGCGGCAACCGCTCACCATCCCCGTTCTGCGTCATCCGTACTCCCGGTTCATCGGGATCACTTCCCGGGACGTGCGCTTCCAGGTCGAGGCGGGTCAGATCCGCTTGCAGCACGCCGCTTCGTTCACGCCGCCCGCGGCCCACCCATGATGCGCCGGCGGAGGAGTGGTGCAGCGCTCGCCATGGCGCTGCTGGCCATCATCGTACTGGACTGCATCGTACTCGGCTCACTGTACCTGGCCCTGCAGGAAGTCCGCATCGGCGGCAACGGCGCGGCCGTGCTCCAGCTGCGGCTCGATGCCGAGAGTGGTGTCCGGCGCGCACTCGGCCTCTGGACCCTCGAAATCGACACCATGCCCGCCGGGACCGGCCAGCAATTGATGCTCGACACTCTCGCCACCGCGGGCGCTCGTGTCCATGTGGAGCGGCTGGATGATCGCCTGTTTCTCCTCCACTCCGGCGCTTTCGAGCGACCACCACGGGTCGGTCGCACCGCGGCCCGAATGCTGGTGGCACCACCTGCGCTGGCCGTCGGCGTCGACCCGGCGCCCGCTCCGCTGTCGTCATCCGGTGCCGTCCATGTGACGGCCACGGGCGTCGTGGTTTCCGCGCCTGCCGGCGGGTGTGCGGCACCCGCGCCGCCCCACGCGGTTCTTGCGCCGCTGTTCGGCGTGACGAGCGCCCCGGGCGCCAGCATCGATGCGCCGGTCGGCACTCTCGGAGCGGACCCGCTCATCCTCTCGTTCGCGCGGCTGCTTGCGCTTGCGCCGCCGGGCACCGTCGCTGCTGGCGATACGGCGATCAGCGCGGGTCATTCCGGAGTCCTGATCGTGCCGGGCGATCTCACCGTGAATGGCGGCGCTGTGGTGAGCGGGCTTCTCGTCGCCAGTGGCTCGGTTCGTATCGACCCGGGAGCCGTCGTCGCCGGTGCGGTGCACGCCGGCGGTCTCCTCACGGTCGGAGGGATTGTGACGTGGAACCGCTGCAGCGTAATCGCCCAGGTCAGGGCAGCGGGTCTGGACCGTCCCCGGCCGGCGGCCGTTCGCGCATGGCTGCCTGCATTCTGATCATGCACCCCGCCCCCGCCTGCGCCGTCGTCGGGCTGCTATTCGCTTCAGGGCAACGGCTACTTATTTCCTTCCTTTCCGCTCAGTTTTTTTCTAAGTTGTTGTCGCCACAAGCGTTTCTCGGGGGCATGGAAATCGCCCGATCGGCATCCGTCCGGGTCGGTTCGTGTCCAATCGAACGAAAAATTGAATGCGCAGTCGCGACGGCTTTACGATCACCGAGGTCCTCATCGTGCTCATCCTCGTCGGCATCATCGGCGGGTTTGCGTTTGCGCGAGTGGGGTCCATGCTCGCCCAGACGCGGGTACAGCGGGCGGCTTCAGTCGTGGCGGCAGATCTCAAGCTTGCCCACAGCATGGCGGGCAGGCAGCGGGTGCCGATTCGGGTCTCGATCGATCCCACGGCGCGCGTGTTCCGTCTGAGGGACTACACGACGCCCACGACGATCTACAGCGAGCGGCACTTCCACAACGACGGTGAATACCCCGTCGAGAGCTTCCTGACCAGCAAGACGTCGCTGCTCGTCTATCCGAACGGACTGGCCGACGGATCCGTGGAGATCGAGCTCAGGGCAGGCGGCAAAACTCGGGTGGTGAGAATGTCGCGCGCCGGACAGGTGAGGGTGAGCGGTTCATGATACAGAATCGGGAAGGCTTCGGACTCGTCGAGGTAGTGGTCGCCATGGTCATGCTGGCGATCATCGTGACCTCGCTGGCCGGGCTCACATACGCGAGCGCGCGCCAGTCGATCATCGCGGACAACGCCATGGCCCGCCAGGCCGTCGCGCTCCAGACCGTCAACCGCTTCGCGACCATGCCCTATGCGAACCTCGCCGGTGCTGCCGGCTGCGATACGGTGGGCACCGCCAATCGGGAATTCCAGACATGCGTGACCCTGTCTGCTGCCACGAACGCCACGCGTGTCCAGATCGTCACGACGCCGCTGCAGCACAACCTGTCGGCTTCCACGATGCGCATCATCCGTGCGGCACCGGTGACGAGTAACCCGCTCTGCATGGGGTGCTGACCATGAAGACCATCATGAAGAACAGGCCGGGCTTCACGCTCGTCGAGGTGATGATCGCCCTGACACTCACGGCGGTACTCGGAGCCGTGTTCATGGGCTCGTTCGTGTCGCAGTCGCGCTTCTTCGACCATCAGGAGAAGGTCGGCGCCGCCCGCGCCGTATCGCGCGGTGCGCTGAACATCATGATGTCTGAGATGCGCATGGTCGAGCAGACGGCGGGCGTGGTCTCCGCCACCAATCAGCAAGTGGAGCTGCGTGTGCCGTACGTTTTCGGCATGGTGTGTGGATCGGCGGCTGGCCTGCTGACCATTACCACTCTGCCAGCCGACCTTACGGCCGTGGCCGGCCTCAGCTTCTCCGGCTATGCCTACAGGCAGCCCGGCGGCGCGTATAACTACCAGGAAGGCATTGTCGCAGCCACGACCGGCCTGGCCACGATATGCAGCAGCGCCGGCATCGTGCCCGATGATGCCGGCGTCATTCCCGATCCCGCGGGTGGATACGGTGCCGGTAGCGGCAGCGTGATCCAGATCCCGCTCGGTCCGACGATCGCGGCAGGCACGCCCGTGTTCCTGTACCACAAGGTCACTTACCGCTTCGCCGCATCGACGAGTGTGCCCGGCGGCATCGCCCTGTTCCGCCAGGTCGAGGGCCAGCTGAATCCGGAAGAGCTCGTTGCGCCGTTCGATACGACTGCGAAGTTCCGTTTCTTCGAGAGCGATGCCGCGACCGCGCAGGACGCCGTCCCGGCTTCACTCAGCGACATCACGGGCATCGAAGTCGTCCTCGACGCCATAAGTGAGCGGCCAAATCCTGACGGTTCGCACCAGAGCGTGCCGCTGACGACGGCCGTGCATTTCAAGAACCGCTAGCAGGGAGCAATACCATGATGCTCCGGACGAATCGTGAGGGCTTCGCACTGCCGATGGCCATTCTTCTCATCGGCTTCATGACGGCGGGCGTGCTTGCTGGCTTCGCACGGTCGAGCGCGGAAGTGCAGATCTCCGACAACCAGACCACGGAGACCGCCGCATTCGCACTCGCCGAAGCAGGGCTGGCGCAATACATGGCGCGCGGTCAGATCCTGCCTGTCGATACGACCTTCGTGTATCCGGGCGGGCAGGCCCGCGTCTGGATTACGCGGATGAAGCCGGCCGCGACCGTCACGGACACGGCGATGTACCTCATCCGCTCCACCGGTCAGGTCAACTCGCCGGCCGGAAAGCCGCCGGCGCGCCGGACGGTGGCCCAGTTCGCGTTCCGCGTCGTCGGCACGATGCAGGTGCTGTCCTCGTGGACCAGCCTGAGCGGACTCAACAAGGCGGGTACGGCTGGCGACATCACCGGCTTCGATGGCTGCACCGGCAATGCCGTGGCGGGCGTGGCGACACCGGACAGCATGCTGACCGGCAAGGACGCCTCGATTACGGGATCGCCGCAGCACCTGGAGATGGGCACGCAGGCGCAGATGGCAGCCCAGATCAAGATCGACTGGCCGAACATCGCCAAGCCCGTCGCCCCGTCGATCGTGCCGGACCAGGTTGTCTGCATGCCGGGTACGTCTGCCTACGACAGCAACTATACCAACTGCAGCAGCTGGCCATCCAGCTCCAAGTTCACGGACCCGAACTACTGGCCGACGATCGTGATCAACGGCAGCTCGCCGCTGCCCAGCAACGGACGCGGTGTCCTCATCGTCACCGGCGACCTCACGTTCGGCGGCGGCGACACCTGGGATGGCATCATCCTCGTCGGCGGCATGATCACGGACAACGGCAGCGGTAACATCGCCGGCGCCGTGGTGTCGGGCCTGAACGTCCTGAAGGGCATGACAGTCGGAGTGTC contains:
- a CDS encoding sigma-54 dependent transcriptional regulator, which codes for MTVLIIDDEPGLRQTVSLILAEEGYEVQAASDGEEGLARALELQPDIILCDLRMPRLGGLEFLEKYRAGGGTGMVIMMTAYGGTELAIQAMKSGAYDYLPKPFSPDQLILVLKKAEEREALRQEVSRLREEVSIQRRYREIIAKSPAMTKALEVAAKVAKHPSSVLITGESGTGKELVARLIHGESHRADAAFVPVNCGAIPENLLESELFGYARGAFTGADRDKPGLFEVASGGTLFLDEIGEMPSTLQVKLLRVLQESEIRRLGDTRTRQVDVRLVAATNKDLEEEIKAGNFRQDLYYRMAVVPIHLVPLRQRRDEITLLVRHFIDNNNRKLRLDKKTIEADAMRLLLAYSWPGNVRELENTIERAMVLSDGPNITAADLPEQVTNPLPTADGPELGHDELSVKKHGAALERRLIRQALERTGGNKTRAAELLELSSRALLYKIREYGLE
- a CDS encoding prepilin-type N-terminal cleavage/methylation domain-containing protein, producing MNRRGYTLIEVLLVLMLSTLLLAITVAPVRHARSVLAVRAARSDIAALVAMTRSTAIMTGGATLVVDVGAGTAWIEHGSGVRVGDVQHITARHRVALTASRPLLNLRYDALGIGRMTSAVVHVTSGSVTGTVTISAYGRARVS
- a CDS encoding prepilin-type N-terminal cleavage/methylation domain-containing protein, giving the protein MISATQNRHPAGFGLVELIVALTILSIGMLALTGAASVAQRSFIGARALQEGTDAAAALLDSLMSETSPVAGTRRVGRADAQWSIGRDSVATNILLTIRVNDGASIRRLDFHASHRAR
- a CDS encoding polymer-forming cytoskeletal protein, which produces MMRRRRSGAALAMALLAIIVLDCIVLGSLYLALQEVRIGGNGAAVLQLRLDAESGVRRALGLWTLEIDTMPAGTGQQLMLDTLATAGARVHVERLDDRLFLLHSGAFERPPRVGRTAARMLVAPPALAVGVDPAPAPLSSSGAVHVTATGVVVSAPAGGCAAPAPPHAVLAPLFGVTSAPGASIDAPVGTLGADPLILSFARLLALAPPGTVAAGDTAISAGHSGVLIVPGDLTVNGGAVVSGLLVASGSVRIDPGAVVAGAVHAGGLLTVGGIVTWNRCSVIAQVRAAGLDRPRPAAVRAWLPAF
- a CDS encoding prepilin-type N-terminal cleavage/methylation domain-containing protein; the encoded protein is MRSRDGFTITEVLIVLILVGIIGGFAFARVGSMLAQTRVQRAASVVAADLKLAHSMAGRQRVPIRVSIDPTARVFRLRDYTTPTTIYSERHFHNDGEYPVESFLTSKTSLLVYPNGLADGSVEIELRAGGKTRVVRMSRAGQVRVSGS
- a CDS encoding prepilin-type N-terminal cleavage/methylation domain-containing protein, yielding MIQNREGFGLVEVVVAMVMLAIIVTSLAGLTYASARQSIIADNAMARQAVALQTVNRFATMPYANLAGAAGCDTVGTANREFQTCVTLSAATNATRVQIVTTPLQHNLSASTMRIIRAAPVTSNPLCMGC
- a CDS encoding type II secretion system protein yields the protein MKTIMKNRPGFTLVEVMIALTLTAVLGAVFMGSFVSQSRFFDHQEKVGAARAVSRGALNIMMSEMRMVEQTAGVVSATNQQVELRVPYVFGMVCGSAAGLLTITTLPADLTAVAGLSFSGYAYRQPGGAYNYQEGIVAATTGLATICSSAGIVPDDAGVIPDPAGGYGAGSGSVIQIPLGPTIAAGTPVFLYHKVTYRFAASTSVPGGIALFRQVEGQLNPEELVAPFDTTAKFRFFESDAATAQDAVPASLSDITGIEVVLDAISERPNPDGSHQSVPLTTAVHFKNR